ACCCCAGAATCTGCATAAAGACGTATTTTGGAGATGATAGGCATCAAACTccatggatttaatttaatgctCCTGGTTTTCACGAGATGTTTCATgtcattccagaaaaaaaataacaaaaaacaatatcccaaatataaatacagagtATAGTAGTTAATTGAAAGGGCAATTCTCCCGGCACCAAACATACCTGGGGTTTCCTTGCGTAAGAAGTCACTGAGGTTGAGAAGATTTCGTTGAATTATAATCAGAAAAGCCACAGCCAGCAATACGAGGATGATCACGTTAACTGAAACACAGCGACAAGCGGAATACCAACTAGTTCTCATCAATATCAGGACAATAATATTTGTGTTTGGAATAtacatttccattcattttttccttcattgGTCAAATTTAACGTAACATATGGTTCGAAGATACAGATAGCTAACTACCCCATTAGAGCTGACTTACCTCTCCTCAGTGTCATGACAGCGctctaaataaaacaaaaataatactaCAAGATCTCAAATTGGTCACAATGCAGCTCAATCTGTAGTAGCTGTCTAGCAACCGAGGACTGACGTGAACCCGAATTGTTGCTGCACCATTGCCTGCACAGATGTCACGAATAGAAAAGTTATTCGTTTCAGGCTGTTCTTATACCACAAAAATACGTTCTGCGCATGTGACGTCAgcctaacaaacacacacgaatggaaatacagtacatacaaactTCTGTACTTAAAACCTAGAACCAAACTGCCAACTCAACATCAACAAGTTGAACCTACGGCCAAATTTGCACGTAGGTGGTGGGTGTCTTCGTGTTTGCCTGATTATAAAGTTGATTTAGCTGGCTGTTTGCagtgtaaaaaatattaaaagttaagttgaattttatataaatgttcaataaacaaaatttactttttattatcGATATAAATGAGGACATtttgaagaaaatgtaaaaataatatcaGGCAATGGTCTAGGCAGCATTTTACCCAAGCCATGTTGTTTTAGGATACGTGCATCTGCACAGAAGTTATAACGCTAAAAACACCAGTGGGTCCTTCATAACGTGACGCATCTTTTTGAAACCGGAAGTGAAATAGCTTCACTTTGCATCCGAAGCTGTCTTTTTGTGCTCGCTCGTTTTAAGTGGAAAGATGTTGTCAATATTGAAGACCATTCCCACGCATATGGTaacgatttttttttaaatgtaaaactatAAAGTAGGCTTCATAATATGTATGTTTTGTTTATCAACCTTAATCCCTTGCTACCGAATGCTGTGGGTAAGAAAAATGTAACAGCTGCGATCGTAATTTACGATGGGGTTCAAATCCATAACAAACCAACGTTTGGGTTCATATTTTAGTACATCCCATTGAAATAGAAATACCTGCGTTATTCATTAAGGTGGGGTTAGTTCTTCATTATCCTGGCGTCATCTGTCTTCATACAGGCACGCCGACGTTTTAACTATTACCTATAGATGGATTGACGTCGCCTCTTGTAAATATATGAACGGATGTTGTGTCCTTATTTTGCAGGACTATAAAGGGCAGAAGTTGGCAGAACAGATTTTTCAAGGGATAATATTCATCTCAGCGGTAAGGAACAATGAGACAATCAAACCATCCTTTCAATAAAGttgtaattttttgttttttttaaatcccaatTTCCCCGAAGGAGTATTCCAAggaattaataaagttttatccGTTTATCATTTCAATATATTGATCTTGAATGCCATCGTGTTTTCACCTGATGTCTGGTCACTTCTtagtttatttcttctttttaggTGATCGGATTCCTGTACGGCCTCATTATTCAGCAGTTTGGGTGGACGGTGTATATAGTCCTGGGTGGTTTTGTCGTGTCCTGCGTggtaaggtttttttttcatttattgtctGCTTTACTGTGCTTATTTTCTGCTACTTTTAAACTTGGTATTTTCAAAAATTCAAGCCAGTACCATTAACTGGGACACATAATGTGAAATTCTTGCATGTACAGGAGCAAATATATGTGGTATATATCATATAAAAAACTTATTATGGAGGggcataaataacaaaaaactcaatttttcttttgttcttgtcAGTTGACCCTGCCTCCATGGCCGATGTACAGACAGAATCCTTTGTCCTGGCAGCCAGTTGTACCGGATACATCTGCAGAACCCAGCCAGAAACCTCAAGAATCcctcaagaagaagaagcacaaaTAACTCAGAACTCTTGTTGCCCAGCAGTCAACACGTGCTTTTATATTGGAAATTAGTTTAAATTTTGTCTCTCAGTTCAAATGTAAAGTTTGTGCAAATAAAACATACAGTCTATACAGTCAGTAATGAAATGATTACATGaccaaatacagtaataaacatGGTCccgtggttttttttaaaaggaatttGTGCATATGTCTGTTTCTTCCTATGCTGGAAAATTATTGTGCACAAGTATGCTATTTCATTTTTACCTTCActgtggaatttttttgtctcctaGTAGGAATACTACGGAGCCCCTTAGGGGACatggaaagaaaataataaaggtCCATTTTTGCGAGATCTCAAAAAACTTTTGTGAGATCCTACAAAACTTGTGCAGGATCTCGCAAAGCTACAGGTATACATACTTCCGGGCCGTCTTGACTTTATTGAGGAAAAAAGAATGGAGGACACCCATCCATATGAGCAGTTTATtgcgttttattttgaaatcgaCCTAAAATATAAGGACATTCAAGTAATGCTTAGTAGGTGGCACAATTTTTGCGTAAGCCAACGACATTTGATTCTCACTGCAAGGGGATACACTCGTCGCAAATCCTACTCTGACTTTTCCTTCCTGGTGGACTTCATACACAGAACTCCAGTCCCCTGGGATGCTTCATGGGTACTGCTGGATTTACGCAAAATGCAGGGCACACAGTCTGCGTGTGAGGAAGGAGGATGTACACTTGGTGTTGAAGGAGCTGGATCCCACAGGAGTGTCCTTGAGGCAGGCAAGGCGTCTTAGACCGTGGAACTACTTCTCTAAAGGACCCAACTTCATCTGGCACATCGACTCCTATAACAAACTGAAACCATATAGCATTTGTATTAATGCAAGTATCCATGGTTTTTTGAGGGAAATTGTCTGGCTAAATGCTTACACAACAAATAGTGACCCGGAGCTGATTGGAGGATACTGCACTGAGATCATACAGCGTTTAGAAGGCTGCCCCAGAGTTGTAAGAGGTCACTTGTATAACTCATATCACATCGTGAAGACTACTTGTATATAAAATGGGAGAACACAAACTTATGACAGTTGCCACAGCAACACAGAGAGAAA
This sequence is a window from Antennarius striatus isolate MH-2024 chromosome 5, ASM4005453v1, whole genome shotgun sequence. Protein-coding genes within it:
- the spcs1 gene encoding signal peptidase complex subunit 1, encoding MLSILKTIPTHMDYKGQKLAEQIFQGIIFISAVIGFLYGLIIQQFGWTVYIVLGGFVVSCVLTLPPWPMYRQNPLSWQPVVPDTSAEPSQKPQESLKKKKHK